A window from Neobacillus sp. PS3-40 encodes these proteins:
- the shc gene encoding squalene--hopene cyclase: MITTNQGMDLLIERLKKDQSLDGSWNYPFETGLTTDIYMIVLLRTLEINDENLIKGLAERIISKQEKNGAWKLFHDEGDGNLSTSTEAYYALVYSGYFKKEDPRLQAAQKFISANGGIEKTSIFTKTMLSLTGQYKQPLFIPIPIELILLPLTYPINFYQFSVYGRSNLAPIMIIADKQFSKKTEKSPDLSELYTHREYGQDSWQRSPEMKSLLTYLKDGVENLIGTPERLHLLAIDRAKKYMLDHIEPDGTLYSYFSSTFLMIFALLALGHAKNDPVITKAVNGLKSMKTEINGRPHIQYTTASVWNTSLISFVLQLAGVSQQSSMVEKANHYLLEHQHHKFGDWVIHNPNSKPGGWGFSTINTINPDVDDTTASLRAIARGVRTNHTSGNEAWERGIKWLLSMQNDDGGWAGFEKNTNNKLLKRLPIEKGEFLLIDPSCADITGRTLEFFGNFTNISKNNQSIKNGIEWLYKNQEKDGSWYGRWGICYIYGTWGAVTGLTATGISPSHPSLQRAVTWLKGIQNEDGGWGESCHSDIQRKYIPLHTSTLTQTSWALDALIAASPKPTKEIQKGISYLLASLEKDDWTTDYPKGQGMAGGFYIHYHSYRYIFPLLTLAQYKNKFER; encoded by the coding sequence ATGATTACAACTAATCAAGGCATGGATTTGCTTATAGAGCGATTAAAAAAAGATCAATCTCTTGATGGTTCGTGGAATTACCCATTTGAAACAGGACTCACAACCGATATATATATGATTGTTTTACTTCGAACTTTAGAAATCAATGATGAAAACTTAATCAAGGGTCTAGCCGAAAGGATTATCAGTAAGCAAGAAAAAAATGGTGCCTGGAAGCTTTTTCACGATGAAGGTGATGGAAATCTTTCTACTTCCACAGAAGCCTATTATGCCCTCGTATATTCAGGCTATTTCAAGAAAGAGGATCCACGATTACAAGCGGCACAAAAATTTATTAGTGCAAACGGTGGCATCGAAAAAACAAGCATTTTTACTAAAACAATGCTTTCGCTTACTGGTCAGTACAAACAACCTCTATTTATCCCAATTCCAATTGAATTAATTCTACTCCCCTTAACCTACCCAATCAACTTCTACCAATTTTCTGTTTACGGGCGCTCAAATCTTGCCCCAATTATGATTATTGCTGATAAGCAGTTTTCCAAGAAAACAGAGAAAAGTCCGGATCTTTCTGAATTATATACCCATCGAGAATATGGCCAAGATTCCTGGCAACGTTCTCCTGAAATGAAATCATTGCTTACGTATTTAAAAGACGGGGTGGAAAACTTAATTGGCACACCCGAAAGGCTTCATTTATTAGCAATCGACCGTGCCAAAAAATATATGCTTGATCACATTGAGCCTGATGGAACCCTTTATAGCTATTTTAGTTCTACTTTTCTAATGATCTTTGCATTGCTTGCACTCGGCCATGCTAAAAATGATCCAGTAATAACGAAAGCAGTAAATGGCTTAAAATCAATGAAAACGGAAATTAACGGGCGCCCTCATATTCAATATACAACGGCATCAGTTTGGAACACTTCACTTATCAGTTTTGTATTGCAGTTAGCAGGAGTTTCACAGCAAAGTTCAATGGTTGAAAAAGCAAACCATTATTTATTAGAACACCAACATCATAAATTTGGAGATTGGGTCATCCATAATCCAAATAGTAAACCAGGAGGTTGGGGCTTTTCTACTATAAATACCATCAATCCAGATGTGGATGATACAACAGCATCATTAAGGGCTATTGCTAGAGGGGTACGTACTAATCATACCTCCGGCAATGAGGCATGGGAGCGAGGAATCAAATGGTTACTCTCAATGCAAAATGATGATGGTGGTTGGGCTGGTTTTGAAAAAAACACAAATAATAAATTACTGAAAAGGCTACCCATCGAAAAGGGCGAATTTTTGTTGATCGACCCATCTTGTGCTGATATAACAGGAAGAACGCTTGAATTTTTCGGAAACTTTACGAATATCTCAAAAAATAATCAATCAATCAAGAACGGAATTGAATGGCTCTATAAAAATCAAGAAAAGGATGGCTCATGGTATGGAAGATGGGGAATTTGCTATATTTATGGAACATGGGGAGCTGTCACTGGACTTACCGCAACTGGGATATCACCTTCCCATCCATCGCTCCAAAGAGCAGTGACCTGGTTGAAAGGAATTCAAAATGAAGATGGTGGCTGGGGTGAATCCTGTCATAGCGATATTCAAAGAAAATATATCCCTTTACACACTAGTACATTAACACAAACATCGTGGGCGCTTGATGCTTTGATTGCCGCATCTCCAAAGCCAACAAAAGAAATCCAAAAAGGAATCTCTTATCTACTTGCATCATTAGAAAAAGATGATTGGACAACTGACTATCCAAAGGGGCAGGGAATGGCTGGCGGCTTTTATATTCATTATCATAGTTATCGCTATATTTTCCCTTTACTAACGCTTGCACAATATAAAAATAAATTTGAGAGGTAA
- the mug gene encoding G/U mismatch-specific DNA glycosylase, with product MKPVRDHLKMNLNLLFVGFNPSIRSSETGHHFANPNNRFWKILFEAGLTPIQFQASEDHKLLKLGYGITNIVSRPTKAADEITKEEYLEGRSILKNKIEEFNPKVICYVGKGVYKEFSQKKVIHWGRQTVPVIPGTIDFVAPSSSGLVRMKMEEIITIYRQLANLMNSEVKENHREK from the coding sequence ATGAAACCTGTACGTGACCATTTAAAAATGAATCTAAATCTTTTATTTGTCGGATTTAACCCGAGCATTCGTTCTAGTGAAACAGGACATCATTTTGCTAATCCGAATAATCGATTTTGGAAAATTTTATTTGAAGCAGGCTTGACGCCCATTCAATTTCAAGCTTCCGAAGATCACAAGCTTTTAAAATTAGGTTATGGAATAACTAATATTGTATCTAGACCAACAAAAGCAGCAGATGAGATTACCAAAGAAGAGTATTTAGAAGGAAGATCTATCCTTAAAAATAAAATTGAGGAGTTTAATCCGAAAGTTATTTGCTATGTAGGAAAGGGAGTTTATAAAGAATTTAGCCAGAAAAAAGTCATACATTGGGGGCGGCAGACTGTCCCTGTTATTCCTGGAACAATTGACTTTGTTGCACCATCATCAAGTGGTCTGGTTAGAATGAAAATGGAAGAAATTATTACAATATATCGTCAACTTGCTAATTTGATGAATTCAGAAGTGAAAGAAAACCATCGAGAAAAATAA
- a CDS encoding YitT family protein, with the protein MLKKFIIIGFGSTLIGIGINGFILPLHLINGGIFGVSLLLNYIFEFKPGLTFIFLNLPIYLLAYKYDRLYFFNGLLGAIISGFTIELLIPLKGMIHLPMLSSVLLGALIIGSGVALMLRNHISPGGLDLLALLVSKWSKLNVGIIIFIFDTLIIFSGMLLLHDPKLLYSLLIVSIVGLLTSLLTSFRNIYVFVNMK; encoded by the coding sequence ATGTTAAAAAAATTTATCATAATTGGCTTTGGAAGCACATTGATTGGAATTGGAATTAACGGTTTTATTCTTCCGCTTCATCTGATTAATGGTGGAATTTTCGGAGTTAGTCTTTTGCTTAATTATATATTTGAGTTTAAACCGGGGCTGACATTTATTTTTCTTAATTTGCCGATTTATTTACTTGCTTATAAATATGATCGATTGTATTTTTTTAATGGTTTACTCGGAGCGATAATTTCAGGTTTTACAATTGAATTATTAATTCCTTTAAAGGGAATGATTCATTTACCAATGCTAAGTAGTGTTCTACTAGGTGCGTTGATCATAGGAAGCGGAGTAGCATTGATGCTAAGAAACCATATAAGTCCGGGTGGATTAGATCTATTGGCATTGCTTGTGTCAAAATGGTCTAAACTTAATGTTGGTATCATTATTTTTATATTTGATACATTGATCATCTTTTCAGGCATGCTGTTACTCCATGACCCCAAATTATTGTATTCACTCCTCATTGTTTCGATTGTAGGGTTACTTACTAGTTTATTGACCAGCTTTAGAAACATATATGTATTTGTAAATATGAAATAA
- a CDS encoding Na+/H+ antiporter NhaC family protein, with protein sequence MNTIHFTGTQVLFLMIMTLAGVILSVTFHFPLVIGFLPGFLVLVIFCLSKQVRVKDLFYICKNGIYKTKIVLIILLLVSFLLPSWYLSGTISQMVTIALDLITPKHFLVLSFLATMIFSMILGTSVGTLSSIGVPIMSTAIVLHLPVEMVAGALISGAFVGDRTSPFSSSHQLLANTVELPIKRQGKAMFFTTIVAIVIALFFYSISDIVISGSISSHIQSVAWKDLSIVKFLPPLLLILFVLFRFSIVTAFLASILSACVIAGLDGILIVKMIRDFWQGIEGLGGGLIHMYQLLLFLALAGAYNGLLEEMNVIKPYLDRWLQTSQSLLSDTIKTLVATLLISMIAANQTLPIILTGRSFLPHWSTKYGKEELARVMGDTTMLFPGIIPWSVFAIMCSTIVGVPLLNYLPYAIFPWILPCITLIVSLYKQMRVVKKSPSAVM encoded by the coding sequence ATGAATACGATCCATTTTACGGGCACACAAGTGCTTTTTCTTATGATTATGACATTGGCAGGAGTTATTTTATCTGTTACCTTTCATTTCCCACTTGTCATTGGTTTTCTACCTGGATTTCTTGTACTAGTGATATTTTGTCTTTCAAAGCAAGTCAGAGTAAAAGATCTTTTTTATATTTGTAAAAATGGAATTTACAAAACAAAAATAGTGCTTATTATATTATTACTTGTCAGCTTTTTACTTCCATCCTGGTATTTATCTGGGACTATCAGCCAAATGGTGACTATCGCTTTGGATTTGATTACCCCAAAGCACTTTCTTGTATTATCGTTTCTGGCAACGATGATTTTTTCTATGATTCTAGGAACATCAGTTGGAACGTTGAGTTCAATTGGAGTTCCGATTATGAGTACAGCGATCGTACTACATCTTCCTGTTGAAATGGTGGCAGGTGCACTTATTTCAGGGGCATTTGTAGGGGATCGGACCTCACCTTTTTCAAGCTCACATCAGCTTTTAGCGAATACGGTTGAGCTACCAATTAAAAGGCAAGGGAAAGCGATGTTTTTCACGACTATTGTGGCAATAGTTATAGCCCTTTTCTTCTATAGCATATCCGATATCGTGATTTCTGGTTCTATCTCATCCCATATACAGTCTGTAGCATGGAAGGATCTTTCTATTGTAAAATTTTTACCGCCATTATTATTAATATTATTTGTGCTTTTTCGATTTAGTATTGTTACCGCCTTTCTCGCAAGTATCCTTTCTGCATGTGTTATTGCAGGTCTTGATGGAATTTTAATAGTAAAAATGATCCGAGATTTTTGGCAGGGAATAGAAGGCCTTGGAGGCGGTCTTATTCACATGTACCAATTATTGCTATTTTTAGCATTAGCGGGTGCCTATAATGGTTTATTAGAGGAAATGAATGTGATAAAACCATATTTAGATCGATGGCTGCAAACATCCCAATCACTGTTGAGTGATACGATTAAAACACTTGTGGCGACGCTGTTAATTAGTATGATTGCCGCTAACCAAACATTACCGATAATCCTTACAGGTAGATCGTTTCTTCCGCATTGGTCGACTAAGTATGGCAAAGAAGAACTGGCAAGAGTTATGGGGGATACAACGATGTTATTTCCGGGTATTATCCCCTGGAGTGTATTTGCAATCATGTGTAGTACAATTGTGGGCGTGCCACTTTTGAATTATTTGCCCTATGCTATTTTTCCATGGATTTTACCATGTATAACATTGATCGTATCACTTTACAAACAAATGAGAGTGGTGAAAAAATCACCATCAGCAGTTATGTAA
- a CDS encoding cell wall hydrolase → MGVVKARESDINLLARLLRAEAEGEGILGMQLVGNVGINRIRANCSDFKGLRTIPQMVFQPHAFEATLKGYFYQPAREREKRLARKAINGERHWPAKFSLWYFRPEGDCPQTWYNQPLVARYKLHCFYEPTAETCLNVYNTF, encoded by the coding sequence ATGGGGGTTGTGAAGGCTAGGGAATCAGATATTAATCTTTTAGCACGATTACTTAGAGCTGAGGCTGAAGGAGAAGGCATACTTGGTATGCAGCTCGTCGGGAATGTTGGAATAAATCGGATTCGAGCAAACTGTTCAGATTTTAAAGGGTTGAGAACTATTCCGCAAATGGTGTTTCAACCGCATGCATTTGAGGCAACTTTAAAAGGATATTTTTATCAACCAGCAAGAGAAAGGGAAAAACGTTTAGCTCGTAAAGCAATAAATGGTGAAAGACACTGGCCAGCGAAATTCAGTCTTTGGTATTTTAGACCTGAGGGAGATTGTCCACAAACATGGTATAATCAACCATTAGTTGCTCGCTACAAACTACACTGTTTTTATGAGCCTACTGCTGAAACATGCCTAAATGTTTATAATACATTTTGA
- a CDS encoding S1C family serine protease, giving the protein MDFVKEFQYEDEPNKEDTKDTGDLTDTADAINITDTISTFETSDTTEKTDSTDSTNDNERNNTVKREEFKKAGRQTYLKGVVSTIAAGVVGSVLTLTILPHTDYIKSLTAGGNQAIVNSEQTASSVPTVKTVSAQSGTVTAGTTSIADTVEKVSKAIVGIVNYQQQQNGNFYGSGNTQNVETGSGSGVIFQKNKDYAYIVTNNHVVEGATKLELSLYNGEKTTAKIVGTDALTDLAVLKIDAKYVNDTVDFGDSSILRPGDPVYAIGNPLGLDLSRTVTQGIVSATNRPISVSTSAGNWETNVIQTDAAINPGNSGGALINPQGQVIGINSLKISESGVEGLGFAIPSNDLLPIVNQLIKNGKINRPYLGVGLSDLNEIPQMYWQDLPANVKGVMVTNLDPNSPAGRAHFQQKDVIVSMNGTPIENANELRKYLYTKVNIGDKVKFEIYRNGKKISVQVKLSNNS; this is encoded by the coding sequence ATGGATTTTGTAAAAGAGTTTCAGTATGAAGATGAACCAAATAAAGAAGATACCAAGGATACTGGTGATCTAACAGATACAGCTGATGCCATCAATATAACGGATACAATAAGTACATTTGAGACATCAGATACAACGGAAAAAACAGATTCAACAGATAGCACAAATGACAATGAACGAAACAATACTGTTAAAAGAGAGGAATTTAAAAAGGCTGGTAGACAGACTTACTTAAAGGGGGTTGTTTCAACGATTGCGGCCGGAGTTGTTGGCTCCGTTTTAACATTGACCATTCTACCCCACACTGATTACATAAAAAGCCTAACTGCCGGTGGAAATCAGGCAATTGTTAATTCGGAACAAACGGCGAGTTCAGTTCCAACAGTAAAGACGGTATCGGCACAGTCAGGAACAGTAACTGCCGGGACAACATCTATTGCTGATACAGTCGAAAAAGTATCAAAAGCAATTGTAGGGATTGTCAATTACCAACAGCAGCAAAATGGAAACTTTTACGGTTCCGGCAATACACAAAATGTTGAAACTGGTTCTGGCTCAGGGGTTATTTTTCAAAAAAATAAAGATTATGCATATATTGTAACGAATAATCATGTTGTTGAAGGAGCAACTAAACTCGAACTTTCCTTGTATAATGGTGAAAAAACAACGGCAAAAATAGTTGGAACGGATGCATTAACGGATCTTGCAGTGCTTAAGATTGATGCGAAATATGTAAATGATACTGTTGATTTTGGGGATTCTTCTATCCTTCGACCGGGAGATCCCGTATATGCGATCGGAAATCCACTCGGACTTGATCTATCGCGAACAGTTACCCAAGGGATTGTAAGTGCGACGAATCGCCCCATTTCAGTTTCGACCTCGGCCGGTAATTGGGAAACAAATGTTATTCAAACGGATGCAGCTATTAATCCTGGGAATAGTGGGGGAGCTTTAATCAATCCACAAGGGCAAGTCATCGGAATTAATAGTTTAAAGATTTCTGAAAGTGGTGTGGAAGGGCTAGGATTTGCGATTCCAAGTAATGATTTACTGCCAATTGTTAACCAATTAATTAAGAATGGAAAAATAAATCGCCCGTATCTAGGGGTTGGTTTATCTGATCTAAATGAAATCCCACAAATGTATTGGCAGGACCTTCCTGCAAATGTAAAAGGGGTTATGGTAACGAACCTCGATCCTAATTCACCTGCAGGACGGGCTCACTTTCAACAAAAAGATGTGATTGTTTCAATGAACGGAACCCCTATTGAAAACGCAAATGAATTACGGAAATATTTATACACCAAAGTAAACATTGGAGATAAAGTAAAGTTTGAAATATACCGAAATGGTAAGAAAATCTCTGTACAAGTAAAACTAAGCAATAATAGCTAA
- a CDS encoding HAMP domain-containing sensor histidine kinase, whose translation MKFKYIYQQFISHISVILVAFLVLSFLFAHYVENLVYENKAEELISYGKAILKNIESNPAHTDQIINQYSSVLAGRKISFSIFDKDANLYSVGKQGPACKLSDSEWTKITEGQTVIVNQDFKRFGQEGVSFVVLPYINNGRFIGGILLTSPISGTSEMISQINKYLLFTILIGLTVSFLLSWLLSRIHVNRIKRLREATSLVSTGDYTVNVPSSTFDEIGELANDFNHMVDKINTAMEEIDSLENRRRQFMADVSHEMRTPLTTISGVIEGLKTDMIPEEDKEKGINLVSQEAKRLIRLVNENLDYDKIRSNQIKLFREDIQLEELLEIIQEQLSLQAEEKMNQILVEVEKDVFVNADYDRLIQILINITKNSIQFTENGTIWLRGRIEKGETVIEIEDTGIGIDPAEVEKIWRRFYKAEISRTSNPYGEFGLGLSIVKQLVLLHNGEINVYSEKGKGTKFVIRFHPLYES comes from the coding sequence ATGAAGTTTAAATATATATATCAACAATTTATTAGCCATATTAGTGTTATTTTGGTGGCGTTTTTGGTGCTGAGTTTCTTGTTTGCCCATTATGTTGAAAATTTAGTTTATGAAAACAAAGCAGAGGAATTAATTTCTTATGGAAAAGCCATTTTAAAAAATATTGAATCAAATCCTGCCCATACTGACCAAATTATAAATCAGTACAGCTCTGTTTTAGCAGGGAGAAAAATAAGTTTTAGTATATTTGATAAGGATGCCAATCTTTATTCTGTTGGAAAACAGGGACCAGCTTGTAAGCTATCTGATTCTGAATGGACAAAAATTACAGAAGGTCAGACTGTCATTGTTAATCAAGATTTTAAAAGATTTGGACAGGAAGGTGTTTCGTTTGTAGTTTTGCCATATATCAATAATGGCAGATTTATTGGTGGAATTCTGTTAACATCTCCAATTAGTGGCACTAGTGAAATGATTAGCCAAATTAATAAATATTTACTGTTCACTATTCTAATTGGACTTACGGTTTCCTTTTTACTGAGCTGGTTATTATCAAGAATCCATGTGAATCGAATTAAACGGCTCCGTGAAGCAACTTCACTTGTTTCTACGGGTGACTATACAGTAAACGTTCCTTCTTCCACATTCGATGAAATTGGCGAATTGGCAAATGACTTTAATCATATGGTTGATAAGATAAATACAGCTATGGAAGAAATTGATAGCCTTGAAAATAGAAGAAGGCAATTTATGGCTGATGTTTCACATGAAATGAGAACCCCATTAACCACGATTAGCGGTGTGATCGAAGGCTTAAAAACTGATATGATTCCAGAAGAAGATAAAGAAAAAGGCATAAACTTGGTTAGTCAAGAAGCAAAAAGACTAATACGACTTGTAAATGAAAACCTGGATTATGATAAAATTCGCTCAAACCAAATCAAATTATTTAGAGAAGATATTCAGCTGGAAGAATTGCTGGAAATTATACAGGAACAATTGTCTCTTCAAGCTGAAGAGAAAATGAATCAAATCTTGGTAGAGGTTGAAAAAGATGTTTTTGTCAATGCAGACTACGATCGACTTATTCAAATATTGATCAATATAACTAAAAATAGTATTCAATTTACTGAAAACGGGACAATTTGGCTACGTGGAAGAATCGAAAAAGGTGAAACAGTTATTGAGATTGAAGACACGGGGATTGGGATTGATCCTGCCGAAGTGGAGAAAATCTGGCGCCGTTTTTATAAAGCGGAAATATCTCGAACAAGTAATCCTTATGGTGAATTTGGATTAGGATTATCGATTGTCAAACAGTTAGTTCTTCTTCATAACGGTGAAATTAACGTATATAGTGAAAAAGGAAAAGGGACGAAATTTGTGATCCGTTTTCATCCATTGTATGAATCCTAA
- a CDS encoding response regulator transcription factor yields MKILVIEDNKGVCSMIEMFFAKEGIEGVFVNDGLEGYNRFSQETWDALIVDWMLPGMDGVTLCRKIREEKNTVPIIMLTAKDSESDQVLGLEMGADDYVTKPFSPLALMARIKAVTRRFNNNIASGTYEDGVVQSEHIKINKNTREVLIDGVSITNLTPKEFDLLYYFVQHPRQVFSREQLLERVWGYQFYGDERTVDVHIKRLRKKIETDTQPFFHTVWGVGYKFDETIKADEV; encoded by the coding sequence ATGAAAATATTAGTGATTGAAGATAATAAAGGCGTTTGCTCCATGATTGAAATGTTTTTTGCAAAAGAAGGAATTGAAGGTGTGTTTGTTAATGATGGGCTAGAAGGATATAACCGTTTTAGTCAGGAAACGTGGGATGCTCTTATAGTTGATTGGATGCTACCGGGAATGGATGGAGTTACATTATGCCGGAAAATTCGTGAAGAGAAAAATACGGTACCCATCATTATGTTAACTGCAAAGGATAGCGAATCAGATCAAGTCCTGGGACTAGAAATGGGAGCAGATGATTACGTGACAAAACCGTTTTCGCCACTTGCATTAATGGCACGCATTAAAGCAGTGACCCGACGATTTAACAATAACATAGCATCAGGCACATATGAAGATGGTGTAGTTCAATCAGAGCATATTAAAATCAATAAAAATACACGAGAAGTTTTAATCGATGGAGTATCGATTACAAATTTGACACCAAAGGAATTTGATTTATTGTATTATTTCGTTCAACATCCAAGACAGGTTTTTTCAAGAGAGCAATTGCTTGAACGAGTATGGGGCTACCAGTTTTATGGTGATGAACGTACCGTTGATGTTCACATAAAACGACTCCGCAAAAAAATTGAAACAGATACTCAGCCATTCTTCCATACTGTTTGGGGTGTGGGCTATAAGTTTGATGAGACTATTAAAGCAGATGAAGTTTAA
- a CDS encoding VanW family protein — protein sequence MNFSWILPILLIFQQVHIPDSSLYLTKDGQTISMINRSDFSTVLPGLPIIDPEKVNQFLGKLDKQVYKEPQNAVIDKQGNILTEQVGYELYQKAFMEQFYSYYFNNGPAKFEIPLIAIYPRVDSELLADIRSERIGRYVTTFNVRNKTRANNIKIAVNALNNTVVFPGETFSFNRVVGKRTVEKGYLRAPVIIRGELSEDIGGGICQVSSTLFNAVDNAGLQIVQRFSHSREVPYIPHGRDATVSWYGPDFVFKNKYNQPILIQAKTLGGNLIIKVFSSEVINYRPRKVPFPNS from the coding sequence ATGAATTTTTCTTGGATTTTACCTATTTTATTAATTTTTCAGCAAGTACATATCCCTGATAGCAGCTTATACCTTACAAAAGATGGTCAAACCATTTCTATGATCAATCGATCAGATTTTTCTACGGTCTTACCCGGACTTCCGATTATTGATCCAGAAAAGGTTAATCAATTCTTGGGTAAATTAGATAAACAAGTATATAAGGAGCCCCAAAATGCTGTAATTGATAAGCAAGGGAATATTTTAACTGAACAAGTTGGTTATGAATTATATCAAAAAGCCTTCATGGAACAGTTTTATAGTTATTATTTTAATAATGGCCCTGCGAAGTTTGAAATTCCTTTAATAGCAATCTATCCAAGGGTAGATAGTGAATTACTTGCAGATATTCGAAGTGAACGAATCGGTCGGTATGTAACAACTTTTAATGTTCGAAACAAAACGAGAGCAAACAATATTAAAATTGCGGTAAACGCCCTAAATAATACTGTCGTTTTTCCTGGTGAAACATTTTCTTTTAACAGGGTTGTAGGAAAAAGGACAGTTGAAAAAGGATATTTACGTGCTCCAGTTATTATTAGGGGTGAACTTTCTGAAGATATTGGAGGCGGGATTTGCCAAGTATCGTCAACCCTTTTTAATGCTGTTGACAATGCGGGGCTGCAGATCGTTCAACGGTTTTCTCACAGTAGAGAAGTTCCGTATATCCCCCATGGCCGTGATGCAACAGTCAGTTGGTATGGACCTGATTTTGTTTTTAAAAATAAATATAATCAACCGATTCTAATCCAAGCAAAAACCTTAGGGGGCAATTTAATTATCAAGGTATTTTCTTCGGAAGTAATTAACTATCGACCTCGAAAGGTTCCATTTCCTAACAGTTAA
- a CDS encoding metallophosphoesterase, translating into MAYIICTTIILIFLAIFIKAHRNTKKVMVKTITVPVSKGNRPLKILHLSDIHLENISISPEELFQNVSNQSIDLIALTGDYLERKKNIPKLIPYLNKLKDLNPRLGIFAVFGNHDYYLKGENFDYLKRTLEKHGCITLQNQHITLDDNGRVLNIIGIDDYHTKKSNLQKSYQNLPNGYNLVLTHDPNIVLEMKSLPYDYLLSGHFHGGQILWPKPYHLLKMGKLVRMNIIKGLHYQDGKPFYISEGLGQTGVNIRIGSRPEITFHHIS; encoded by the coding sequence TTGGCATACATTATTTGTACAACAATAATCCTAATTTTTTTGGCAATTTTTATAAAAGCACACCGAAATACTAAAAAAGTTATGGTTAAAACGATTACCGTTCCAGTATCAAAAGGGAACCGCCCATTAAAAATCCTTCATTTATCAGATATACATCTTGAAAATATTTCAATCTCACCAGAAGAACTTTTTCAAAATGTCTCAAATCAATCTATCGACCTTATTGCTTTAACAGGTGATTATCTTGAACGAAAAAAAAATATCCCAAAATTAATTCCTTACTTAAATAAATTAAAGGATTTAAATCCAAGGTTAGGAATATTTGCTGTCTTTGGGAATCATGATTACTATCTTAAAGGGGAAAATTTTGATTATTTAAAAAGAACCTTAGAGAAACATGGTTGTATTACCTTACAAAATCAGCATATTACCCTAGATGATAACGGAAGGGTATTAAATATTATTGGGATTGATGATTATCATACAAAGAAAAGCAATCTCCAAAAATCATACCAAAATTTACCTAATGGCTATAATCTTGTTTTAACCCATGATCCAAACATCGTTTTAGAAATGAAATCATTACCATACGATTATCTCTTATCAGGACATTTTCACGGGGGACAAATCCTTTGGCCAAAGCCCTATCACTTGCTAAAAATGGGTAAGCTCGTTCGTATGAATATTATAAAAGGTCTTCACTATCAAGATGGAAAGCCTTTTTATATTAGCGAAGGGCTCGGGCAAACCGGGGTAAATATTCGAATTGGAAGTCGTCCGGAAATTACCTTTCATCATATTTCGTAA
- the pssA gene encoding CDP-diacylglycerol--serine O-phosphatidyltransferase, producing MHVAKKTIPNWFTIGNLLCGLFSITFNMSGFLRMAALFIFLSAFLDLFDGRIARKLKVNSEFGVELDSLADVVSFGVAPALLFHSLSDPSFFTSIAFMLYPTMGALRLAKFSVKPTIGYFMGIPITAAGLIMAGMGLFLYSNPLITILLAGLMVSPIKVKKF from the coding sequence ATTCATGTAGCAAAAAAAACGATTCCAAACTGGTTTACCATCGGGAATTTATTATGTGGTCTATTTTCAATTACCTTCAATATGAGTGGATTCTTAAGGATGGCGGCGCTTTTCATTTTTTTATCAGCCTTTCTAGATTTATTTGATGGACGAATTGCAAGGAAGTTAAAGGTAAATAGTGAATTTGGTGTAGAGCTAGATTCGCTTGCTGATGTCGTTAGTTTTGGAGTGGCACCTGCACTTTTATTTCATTCTTTATCGGATCCATCCTTTTTTACATCGATTGCTTTTATGCTTTATCCAACAATGGGAGCATTAAGACTTGCAAAATTCAGCGTGAAACCCACCATTGGCTATTTTATGGGCATACCGATAACAGCAGCAGGACTGATTATGGCAGGAATGGGATTATTTCTTTATAGCAACCCACTAATTACGATCCTATTAGCAGGGTTAATGGTAAGCCCGATTAAAGTGAAGAAGTTTTAA